One genomic window of Anthonomus grandis grandis chromosome 3, icAntGran1.3, whole genome shotgun sequence includes the following:
- the LOC126734619 gene encoding uncharacterized protein LOC126734619 — translation MPEKKKPKTNKRTLDKIARVKGEPFFNNKGIAKPARVTGPDCRCARLKCFEKITEDKTNTTLTKFNMLKSKDAQDSHLAGLISFSPPRQRRSRRRHQDVPQDNGIQEVEDAVDEPLLQKHQHLASYKYKIRDGVNEVLVCAKAFCSIYGISKE, via the exons ATGCCAGAAAAAAAGAAGCCAAAAACCAATAAAAGGACATTGGATAAAATAGCCAGGGTTAAGGGTgaacctttttttaataataaaggaaTAGCCAAGCCAGCTAGAGTTACTGGGCCAGATTGCAG atGTGCTCGTTTAAAATGCTTTGAGAAGATTACAGAAGACAAAACAAATACCACTTTAACCAAATTTAATATGCTTAAATCTAAAGATGCCCAGGATAGTCATCTTGCtg gattaatATCATTTAGCCCCCCACGGCAAAGACGTAGTCGTAGAAGACATCAAGATGTGCCACAGGATAATGGAATTCAGGAAGTGGAAGATGCTGTGGATGAGCCTTTACTACAAAAACATCAACATCTAGCTtcttataaatacaaaataagaGATGGAGTCAATGAAGTGCTGGTGTGTGCCAAAGCATTTTGTAGCATATATGGAATCTCAAAAGAATGA